From Desulfuromonas soudanensis, the proteins below share one genomic window:
- a CDS encoding AI-2E family transporter codes for MFATKPELKSAHGMRVLLALAAAVVVIAGMREAQQILVPFVLSAFISVTFVPPVFWLRRRGVPMAAAIVLMIVSMLAIDFLLVVLIGTSINDFSRALPEYQVRFQDLSVRFFSWMRSNGLDVPRQLLVDQFDPGAAMSLAANLVAGFGGLLTNAFLIGLTVIFMLAEASTFPGKFRSAFGDMENTIGRFGRFTDNLLRYVLIKTLMSLVTGITVGLLLWLLGIDFPVLWGLLAFVLNYIPNIGSIIAAVPAILMALVQFGTGRAMLVGLAYLVINTLYGNIIETRLMGRGLGLSSLVVLVSLFFWGWLWGPVGMLLSVPLTMTLKIALETGEDTRWLAILLAPESLVNKGRRKTPRV; via the coding sequence ATGTTTGCGACAAAACCTGAATTGAAGTCGGCCCACGGCATGCGGGTCCTCCTGGCACTGGCCGCCGCTGTCGTCGTCATTGCCGGAATGAGGGAAGCCCAGCAGATCCTGGTTCCCTTCGTCCTGTCGGCGTTTATTTCCGTCACCTTCGTCCCTCCCGTTTTCTGGCTGCGGCGACGAGGAGTACCGATGGCAGCGGCCATCGTCCTCATGATCGTTTCGATGCTGGCGATCGATTTTTTGCTGGTGGTCCTGATCGGTACCTCCATCAACGATTTCTCCCGGGCCCTCCCCGAATACCAGGTCCGGTTTCAGGATCTGTCCGTCCGCTTCTTTTCCTGGATGAGGAGCAATGGACTGGATGTCCCCAGGCAGCTTTTGGTCGATCAGTTCGATCCCGGTGCGGCCATGAGTCTGGCGGCCAATCTGGTGGCCGGCTTCGGGGGTCTCCTGACCAATGCCTTTCTCATCGGCCTGACGGTGATCTTCATGCTGGCCGAGGCTTCGACCTTTCCGGGGAAATTTCGCAGCGCCTTTGGCGATATGGAAAATACCATCGGCCGTTTCGGGAGATTCACGGACAACCTTCTGCGCTACGTCCTCATCAAGACACTGATGAGTCTTGTGACCGGCATTACCGTCGGTCTTCTGTTATGGCTTTTGGGAATCGACTTTCCCGTACTTTGGGGGCTTCTGGCCTTCGTCCTCAATTATATTCCCAATATCGGTTCCATCATCGCCGCGGTTCCGGCTATCCTCATGGCGCTGGTTCAATTCGGCACCGGAAGGGCCATGCTGGTCGGTTTGGCGTATCTGGTGATCAACACCCTCTACGGGAATATCATCGAGACCCGTCTCATGGGGAGGGGGCTGGGGTTGTCCTCTCTGGTCGTCCTGGTATCCCTCTTTTTCTGGGGGTGGCTCTGGGGACCGGTGGGGATGCTGCTGTCGGTGCCGCTGACAATGACCCTGAAGATTGCCCTGGAGACCGGCGAAGACACCCGCTGGCTGGCGATTCTGCTCGCCCCCGAGTCCCTCGTCAACAAAGGACGCAGGAAAACTCCAAGGGTGTAG
- a CDS encoding DUF5924 family protein: MAFLKTLFQRLVELFERHAGLMAVFGFVSGVASYWLVERRESYAQMIALLMLSSWVWLVLENWLRAGILRRFGFDLPPALLRYATQMVQQESLFFVLPFFLVVTSWDHGQAVFTVLLLLCALISVIDPLYYKHLAPRRSLFIIFHTLSLFAVLLVALPLILHLTTRQSLALALLMALLFSLPSLGKLLRSDVWWRRPLLILMLVALAGGLWQGRRWVPPATLRLVEISLSQQIDPEERTAGARLDRIDAVSLHRDGLYALTAVAAPRGLQEQIHHIWLHRGVEVDRITLDIAGGRKEGYRAWTHKRNFPADSVGRWQVQVVTDSGQLIGLTRFTVGEGPARLPVPPPPEEAPADEAPTEEAPADEMQPTVPESVEPLPAPVPGEVQPTDKNDN, translated from the coding sequence ATGGCGTTTCTGAAGACCCTTTTCCAGCGTCTGGTCGAGCTCTTCGAGCGCCATGCCGGCCTGATGGCGGTGTTCGGGTTTGTCTCCGGCGTCGCCAGTTATTGGCTGGTCGAAAGGCGTGAATCCTACGCCCAGATGATTGCCCTGCTGATGCTGTCGAGCTGGGTCTGGCTGGTGCTTGAGAACTGGCTTCGAGCCGGGATCCTGCGGCGCTTCGGCTTCGATCTCCCTCCCGCCCTGCTCCGTTACGCCACCCAGATGGTGCAGCAGGAAAGTCTCTTTTTCGTCCTGCCATTTTTTCTTGTCGTCACCAGCTGGGACCACGGCCAGGCGGTCTTTACCGTCCTCTTGCTGCTGTGCGCGCTGATCTCCGTGATCGATCCGCTCTACTACAAACACCTCGCGCCCCGGCGCTCGCTCTTTATCATCTTCCACACCCTCTCCCTCTTTGCCGTACTGCTGGTGGCACTGCCGCTGATCCTGCATCTCACCACCAGGCAAAGTCTGGCACTTGCCTTGCTGATGGCGCTGCTGTTCAGCCTCCCCAGTCTCGGCAAACTCTTGCGGAGCGACGTCTGGTGGCGACGACCTTTGCTGATTCTGATGCTCGTGGCGCTGGCCGGGGGCCTCTGGCAGGGGCGCCGCTGGGTCCCTCCGGCCACGCTGCGACTCGTCGAGATTTCCCTGTCCCAGCAGATCGATCCCGAGGAGCGCACCGCCGGCGCCAGACTCGACAGGATCGATGCCGTCTCCCTTCATCGGGATGGCCTCTATGCCCTGACGGCCGTCGCCGCCCCACGCGGCCTTCAGGAGCAGATCCATCATATCTGGCTGCACAGGGGCGTCGAGGTGGATCGCATCACCCTCGACATTGCCGGCGGCCGCAAAGAGGGGTATCGCGCCTGGACCCACAAGCGCAACTTTCCGGCGGACTCCGTCGGCCGCTGGCAGGTGCAGGTGGTCACAGATTCCGGGCAGCTCATCGGCCTGACACGATTCACCGTAGGCGAAGGCCCGGCTCGACTCCCCGTCCCACCACCGCCGGAAGAGGCACCGGCGGATGAGGCACCGACGGAAGAGGCACCGGCGGATGAGATGCAGCCGACCGTTCCGGAGTCGGTTGAGCCGCTCCCGGCACCGGTCCCGGGAGAAGTCCAGCCAACGGATAAAAATGACAACTAA
- a CDS encoding class I SAM-dependent methyltransferase, with translation MSHPIAAGKSSFDLVDAELVLNELRLQPDTVLLDLACGVGNYALASAPFIGPAGAIHAFDLWPEGIAALQESARSLGLEQVQARVADVSKRLPLADGSVDVALLATVLHDLVEVGVAEGALREAARVLRSGGRLVVIEFDKVESRPGPPADIRLSPEEVETLTAPFGFHPERRIKVGDHLYLLILVRQS, from the coding sequence ATGAGTCACCCCATCGCCGCCGGCAAGAGCAGCTTCGACCTGGTCGATGCCGAGCTGGTTCTCAACGAATTGCGCCTGCAGCCCGACACCGTCCTCCTGGATCTTGCCTGCGGAGTCGGCAACTACGCCCTGGCGAGCGCCCCCTTCATCGGTCCGGCGGGGGCAATCCATGCCTTCGATCTGTGGCCGGAAGGGATTGCCGCGCTGCAGGAGAGCGCCCGGTCCCTGGGGCTGGAGCAGGTCCAGGCAAGGGTGGCCGATGTGAGCAAGCGGCTGCCGCTGGCCGACGGAAGCGTCGATGTCGCCCTGCTGGCGACGGTGCTCCACGACCTGGTCGAAGTGGGCGTCGCCGAGGGCGCGCTGCGCGAGGCGGCCAGGGTGCTGCGCTCCGGCGGACGCCTGGTGGTCATCGAGTTCGACAAGGTCGAGAGCCGGCCCGGTCCGCCGGCGGACATCCGTCTCTCTCCCGAAGAGGTGGAAACACTGACGGCTCCTTTCGGCTTTCACCCGGAGCGGAGGATCAAGGTCGGCGACCACCTCTATCTCCTGATACTGGTCCGGCAATCCTGA
- a CDS encoding methyltransferase — translation METVNWNPGELLKLSGSYWSTCALHAGVKLDLFTPLATGSLTAAELAAKLAVPVRGLAMLLDALAALDLLSKKADRYDATPFAGQFLSRSAPGYLGHIILHHHHLMESWSRLDEAVREDAPVRSRVSHEPSAEERESFLMGMFNLAMLNAPKVAAQVDLSGRRRLLDLGGGPGTYAIHFCQQNPQLQGVIFDLPTTRPFAEATLQRFDMAGRISFAAGDFLAGPIPGGFDVAWLSHVLHGEGPEGCAQLLANAVSALEPGGLLLVQEFILDADRAAPLFPALFSLNMLLGTPKGKAYSEPELKELLQQAGLVEVQRLAADLPNGAGIMTGRKI, via the coding sequence ATGGAAACTGTCAATTGGAATCCGGGCGAACTACTCAAACTCTCGGGGAGTTACTGGAGCACCTGCGCCCTGCACGCCGGGGTGAAACTCGACCTCTTTACCCCCCTGGCGACCGGGTCGCTCACGGCCGCCGAGCTGGCCGCAAAGCTGGCCGTTCCCGTGCGCGGCCTGGCCATGCTCCTCGATGCCCTGGCGGCGCTGGATCTTCTCAGCAAAAAAGCTGATCGCTACGATGCGACTCCCTTTGCCGGCCAGTTTCTCAGCCGGTCGGCCCCCGGCTATCTTGGCCACATCATCCTGCATCATCACCATCTGATGGAGAGCTGGAGCCGGCTCGACGAGGCGGTGCGCGAAGATGCTCCGGTGCGCAGCCGGGTCTCCCATGAACCCTCGGCCGAGGAGCGCGAGAGCTTTCTGATGGGGATGTTCAATCTGGCGATGCTCAATGCGCCCAAGGTGGCCGCGCAGGTCGACCTGTCGGGGCGTCGTCGCCTCCTCGACCTCGGCGGCGGCCCCGGCACCTACGCCATTCATTTCTGCCAGCAGAACCCGCAGCTGCAGGGGGTGATTTTCGACCTGCCGACCACGCGCCCCTTCGCCGAGGCGACCCTGCAGCGTTTCGACATGGCCGGGCGGATCAGCTTTGCCGCCGGAGATTTTCTCGCCGGTCCGATTCCCGGCGGGTTCGACGTCGCCTGGCTCTCCCACGTCCTGCACGGTGAAGGACCGGAGGGGTGCGCGCAGCTGCTGGCCAACGCCGTCAGCGCCCTGGAGCCGGGAGGGCTGCTGCTGGTGCAGGAGTTCATCCTCGATGCCGATCGCGCCGCTCCGCTCTTTCCGGCGCTCTTCTCCCTGAACATGCTCCTCGGAACGCCGAAGGGGAAGGCGTACAGCGAGCCGGAGTTGAAAGAGCTGCTGCAGCAGGCCGGATTGGTGGAGGTTCAGCGCCTGGCGGCCGATCTGCCGAATGGGGCAGGGATCATGACTGGCCGGAAGATCTGA
- a CDS encoding ATP-binding protein — MHISRWSIKHILFLIVGIIALPAICIIVNSGIEQRKNAVHNAKAETKKLAETIINEQKNLIASTHQLFIALSQSPEVKNHKRSELQAILIDILGLSPQFSNLFIAEPSGEVWASAVPENENLSVADRRYFKNALASGKLSSGEYHVESNSNAPSLNFGYPLTDGSGRVTAVLCADLSLAYYRKMFDRYNLPKGASVALLDHNGIILGRAVEPEIYVGKQANLDILRHMLEGPEEETSIGTSSVVGDSRIQTYRKLTLDGESEPYMYVRAGIPTDIVMSESNSALFKNLVVYSLALLVGFFLSWRIGKTFIIDRILLLQRSSQRLADGELSTRVASESGGGEIGELGQAFDDMAKKLASREEALRASEKNYRDIFNTTHDALVVNEASGRITEVNKTSEVMFGYSRDQLLQMSIEKLIAGRPPYSFSKALQLIEKSLKEGTQAFEWLCKRGNGEVFWTEIAITPTSEVEEGQVLAVIRDISDRKEIEKMREAMLSNISHEMRTPLTAMLGFLEFVIENPVGETELREYHTIMHREAERLNEMITNFLDMQRLKAKLFENHFKPVDLRSLVEGVVALFAGPAAIHSIVVDVPATLPPVLGDAELLHQAIANLLSNAVKYSPRGSEITLDARMEGERAILSVKDRGIGIPRESLEKVFDMFYRVQITSKHHATGTGLGLALVKEIAETHKGQVWAESTLGQGSTFYVSLPVVGNDQKQTGDQA; from the coding sequence ATGCATATATCCCGATGGTCGATAAAACACATACTCTTCCTGATTGTTGGCATCATTGCCTTGCCGGCTATTTGTATTATAGTCAACTCGGGAATCGAACAGAGAAAAAACGCTGTTCATAATGCAAAAGCTGAGACTAAAAAACTCGCCGAAACGATCATTAATGAACAAAAAAACCTCATCGCCTCCACCCATCAACTCTTTATCGCCCTGTCGCAATCGCCGGAAGTAAAGAATCATAAACGTTCTGAATTGCAGGCGATATTAATAGACATCCTGGGTCTGAGTCCGCAGTTTTCAAACCTCTTTATTGCCGAGCCTTCGGGGGAGGTCTGGGCTTCCGCCGTCCCGGAAAATGAGAATCTTTCCGTTGCGGACAGGAGGTATTTCAAAAACGCCCTGGCCAGCGGAAAGCTGTCATCGGGCGAGTACCATGTCGAGAGCAATTCAAATGCGCCGTCCCTGAATTTCGGTTACCCCTTAACGGACGGATCGGGGCGGGTGACGGCCGTTCTCTGTGCCGATTTATCCCTGGCTTACTACCGCAAGATGTTTGACCGTTACAACCTCCCCAAGGGTGCCAGTGTGGCCCTCCTCGACCATAACGGGATTATCCTCGGCAGGGCCGTCGAGCCGGAAATATACGTTGGAAAACAGGCCAATCTGGACATATTACGGCATATGCTGGAGGGACCGGAGGAAGAGACGTCCATCGGAACCAGCAGTGTTGTCGGTGACAGTCGCATTCAAACCTATCGGAAATTGACTCTGGACGGGGAGTCGGAACCCTACATGTACGTTCGCGCCGGCATTCCGACCGACATTGTCATGTCCGAGTCCAATTCGGCTCTTTTCAAGAACCTGGTTGTCTATTCCCTGGCTCTGCTTGTCGGCTTCTTCTTGTCGTGGAGAATCGGAAAAACCTTTATCATCGACAGGATTCTTCTCCTGCAACGCTCCTCCCAGCGCCTGGCCGACGGGGAGTTGAGTACCCGGGTTGCTTCTGAGTCCGGGGGAGGAGAAATCGGTGAGCTTGGTCAGGCTTTCGACGATATGGCGAAAAAGCTTGCGTCGCGGGAAGAAGCTCTGCGGGCCAGCGAAAAAAACTATCGGGACATCTTCAACACAACGCACGATGCCCTTGTGGTCAATGAGGCATCGGGTCGGATAACAGAGGTCAACAAGACCTCGGAAGTTATGTTCGGCTATAGCCGCGACCAGCTTCTGCAGATGTCCATTGAGAAATTAATTGCCGGGCGTCCTCCCTATTCCTTTTCCAAGGCCTTGCAGCTGATCGAAAAATCGTTGAAGGAAGGAACCCAGGCCTTCGAATGGCTCTGTAAAAGAGGCAATGGCGAAGTGTTCTGGACCGAAATCGCCATCACGCCGACAAGCGAGGTCGAAGAAGGACAGGTTCTGGCGGTGATTCGTGATATAAGCGATCGCAAAGAGATAGAGAAAATGCGGGAAGCCATGTTGTCAAACATCAGCCATGAGATGCGGACACCGCTCACGGCCATGCTCGGGTTTCTTGAATTTGTCATTGAAAACCCGGTGGGCGAAACCGAGCTGCGGGAATACCACACGATCATGCATAGAGAAGCAGAGCGTCTCAACGAGATGATTACCAATTTTCTCGATATGCAGCGATTGAAGGCAAAGCTGTTCGAGAACCACTTCAAGCCTGTCGATCTGAGGTCCTTGGTCGAAGGGGTTGTGGCTCTCTTTGCCGGTCCGGCGGCCATACATTCCATTGTCGTCGACGTCCCCGCAACCCTCCCTCCGGTCCTGGGTGATGCGGAGTTGCTCCATCAGGCTATCGCCAATCTTCTCTCCAACGCCGTCAAATATTCCCCCCGAGGGAGCGAGATCACCCTCGATGCCCGAATGGAGGGCGAAAGGGCGATTCTGTCCGTCAAGGACAGGGGGATAGGAATTCCCCGGGAATCTCTGGAGAAGGTCTTTGACATGTTTTATCGGGTACAAATTACCTCCAAACATCACGCCACCGGAACAGGCCTCGGCCTGGCGCTGGTCAAAGAGATTGCCGAGACCCATAAGGGCCAGGTCTGGGCAGAAAGTACCCTGGGCCAGGGGAGCACCTTTTATGTCTCCTTGCCGGTTGTGGGGAATGATCAGAAACAGACTGGGGATCAGGCCTGA
- a CDS encoding DUF6933 domain-containing protein, with amino-acid sequence MIIHCTQKLAAKLPDVSAAPLAENSPLGSWHAHLYTYDRRQCVMFCHDASRYCLFLAGLVKADFAELGRLHRELFLATLIALNVPPTLLGRLTLALGPVQFDRNTNRSVLGSLRTADIDLSWLIQDLHVLDCNPVAVALELNERLTSVKGKYFFPAKEMLGRIHDLGGKDR; translated from the coding sequence ATGATCATCCACTGCACCCAAAAACTGGCGGCTAAATTACCCGATGTTTCGGCTGCGCCGCTTGCCGAAAACAGTCCTCTGGGGAGCTGGCATGCCCACCTCTACACCTATGACCGTCGACAGTGCGTGATGTTCTGCCACGATGCCAGCCGCTACTGCCTCTTCCTGGCGGGACTGGTCAAGGCCGATTTCGCCGAATTGGGCCGGTTGCACCGCGAACTGTTCCTGGCGACGCTGATCGCATTGAATGTACCGCCAACGCTTCTCGGGCGGCTGACCCTGGCCCTGGGGCCGGTTCAGTTTGACCGAAATACGAATCGCTCCGTTCTCGGTTCGCTGCGAACGGCTGATATTGACCTGAGCTGGCTGATTCAAGATCTGCATGTTCTGGACTGCAACCCGGTGGCCGTTGCCCTCGAACTGAACGAGCGTCTGACATCGGTGAAGGGGAAATACTTTTTCCCTGCGAAGGAGATGCTTGGGCGCATTCATGATCTCGGTGGCAAGGACCGATGA
- a CDS encoding HsdM family class I SAM-dependent methyltransferase, which yields MTPAAIVSKLWNFCNVLRDDGMSYGDYVEQLTYLLFLKMADERTKPPYSQPSTVPGAYSWPTLVKKDGDELFDHYRHTLENLGNEKGLLGLIFSKSQNKFQDPAKLRRLIVDLIDKENWSVMSADVKGDAYEGLLEKNAQDTKSGAGQYFTPRPLIQAIVDVIAPKPGENICDPACGTGGFLLAAHDSLIKNHPHMTKVELKALKEGTFKGWELVQATARLCAMNLMLHGISGLESDLPLTVADSLAADPGERFDIILTNPPFGKKSSTTIVAEDGKIARETETIERDDFWATTSNKQLNFMQHVKTLLKQNGRAAVVVPDNVLFEGGAGETIRRKLLHDCDVHTLLRLPTGLFYAQGVKANVLFFERKPASETPWTRRLWIYDLRTNVHFTLKTNPLKRSDLDEFVQLYAKPRTSTWSAENPAGRWRGYDYADLVARDKASLDIFWLKDDSLEDSDNLPAPGILAAEIVEDLQAALEQFRLIAEDLGEEIVEEG from the coding sequence ATGACCCCAGCCGCAATTGTCAGCAAACTCTGGAACTTCTGCAACGTCCTCCGCGACGACGGCATGAGCTACGGCGACTACGTCGAACAGCTCACCTATCTCCTCTTCCTCAAGATGGCCGACGAGCGCACCAAGCCGCCCTACAGCCAGCCGAGCACCGTCCCGGGCGCCTATAGCTGGCCGACGCTGGTGAAGAAAGATGGCGACGAGCTCTTCGATCACTACCGCCACACCCTGGAGAACCTCGGCAACGAGAAAGGACTGCTCGGGCTGATCTTCAGCAAGTCGCAGAACAAGTTCCAGGACCCGGCCAAGCTGCGCCGCCTGATTGTTGATCTCATCGACAAGGAAAACTGGTCGGTGATGAGCGCCGACGTCAAGGGGGACGCCTACGAGGGGCTGCTGGAGAAGAACGCCCAGGACACCAAGAGCGGCGCCGGGCAGTACTTCACTCCGCGGCCGCTGATCCAGGCGATCGTCGATGTAATTGCCCCCAAGCCGGGGGAAAATATCTGCGACCCGGCCTGCGGCACCGGCGGATTTCTCCTTGCCGCCCACGACTCTTTGATCAAAAACCATCCGCACATGACCAAGGTCGAGCTCAAGGCCCTCAAAGAAGGGACGTTCAAGGGGTGGGAACTGGTGCAGGCGACGGCGCGACTCTGTGCCATGAACCTGATGCTGCACGGTATCAGTGGTCTCGAAAGCGACCTGCCGCTCACGGTCGCCGATTCGCTGGCCGCCGATCCGGGCGAGCGATTCGACATCATCCTCACCAATCCCCCCTTCGGCAAGAAGAGCAGCACCACCATCGTCGCCGAAGACGGCAAGATCGCCCGCGAAACCGAGACCATCGAGCGTGACGACTTCTGGGCCACCACCTCGAACAAGCAGCTCAACTTCATGCAGCACGTCAAGACGTTGCTCAAGCAGAATGGCCGCGCCGCTGTGGTCGTGCCGGACAACGTCCTCTTCGAAGGCGGGGCAGGGGAGACCATCCGCCGCAAACTGCTGCACGATTGCGACGTCCACACCCTGCTGCGCCTGCCCACCGGCCTCTTCTACGCCCAGGGGGTGAAGGCGAATGTGCTCTTCTTCGAGCGCAAGCCGGCCAGCGAAACACCATGGACCCGCAGGCTCTGGATCTACGACCTGCGCACCAACGTCCATTTCACCCTAAAAACCAACCCGCTCAAACGCAGCGATCTCGACGAATTCGTCCAGCTCTACGCCAAGCCCCGCACCTCCACCTGGAGCGCCGAAAACCCCGCCGGCCGCTGGCGCGGCTACGACTACGCCGACCTCGTCGCCCGCGACAAGGCCAGCCTCGACATCTTCTGGCTCAAGGACGACTCGCTGGAGGATTCGGACAATCTGCCGGCACCGGGCATCCTGGCGGCGGAGATCGTCGAGGATTTACAGGCGGCGTTGGAGCAGTTTCGGTTGATTGCGGAGGATTTGGGGGAAGAAATTGTGGAGGAAGGTTGA
- the rhuM gene encoding virulence protein RhuM/Fic/DOC family protein: protein MKSEEHGGGEFVLFQAEDGKTRLEVQLDHETVWLTQDQMAKLFERERSVVTKHLRNVFREGELDEMAVCAKHAHTAGDGKTYQTQYYNLDVIISVGYRVKSKRGTQFRQWATRVLRDHLVKGYTIHEQRLREETAKLREMQQTVDLLARTLTTQELLTETGKDVLRVINDYAYALATLDRYDHGTLTIEETTRRALRVIGYEEAIGLVQAMKGEFDGLFGIEKDQGFKSALGTIYQTFDGKELYPSVEEKAANLLYFVVKNHAFSDGNKRIAAALFIYFLAGNAILYRPDGSKRLADNALVALTLLIAESRPEEKETIVKVIVNLINRSND, encoded by the coding sequence ATGAAATCAGAAGAGCATGGCGGCGGTGAATTTGTTCTATTCCAGGCCGAGGATGGCAAAACCCGTTTGGAAGTTCAGCTTGACCACGAGACCGTCTGGTTGACTCAGGATCAGATGGCCAAGCTCTTTGAGCGTGAACGATCGGTCGTCACCAAGCATCTACGCAATGTTTTTCGCGAAGGAGAATTGGACGAAATGGCAGTATGTGCAAAACATGCACATACTGCCGGTGACGGGAAGACCTACCAGACACAATATTACAATCTCGATGTCATCATCTCCGTCGGCTACCGGGTCAAATCGAAGCGCGGCACTCAATTCCGCCAATGGGCCACACGCGTGCTGCGCGACCATCTGGTCAAGGGCTACACCATCCACGAGCAGCGTCTGCGCGAGGAGACGGCGAAGCTTCGGGAGATGCAGCAGACCGTCGACCTGCTGGCCCGCACCCTGACCACACAGGAACTATTGACCGAGACCGGCAAGGACGTGCTGCGGGTGATCAATGATTACGCCTACGCCCTGGCCACCCTTGACCGTTACGACCACGGCACACTGACCATCGAGGAGACGACCCGCAGAGCGTTGCGCGTCATCGGCTATGAGGAGGCGATTGGACTCGTTCAGGCGATGAAGGGGGAGTTCGACGGGCTGTTCGGTATCGAGAAGGATCAGGGTTTCAAGAGCGCCCTCGGCACCATCTACCAGACCTTCGACGGCAAAGAGCTCTACCCCAGTGTCGAAGAGAAGGCGGCCAATCTACTCTATTTCGTCGTCAAGAATCACGCCTTCAGCGACGGCAACAAGCGCATCGCCGCCGCGCTGTTCATCTACTTTCTCGCCGGCAACGCCATCCTCTATCGCCCCGATGGTTCCAAGCGCCTCGCCGACAACGCCCTGGTGGCGCTCACTCTTTTGATTGCCGAGAGTCGCCCCGAAGAGAAAGAAACCATTGTCAAAGTCATCGTCAACCTGATCAACCGGAGCAACGACTAA